GGAGCGTAATGAACAATACGCTAACCGTGCATTGGAAACAATTCGCAAAATTTCGAAAACGTTATAGTAATTAATTGCATCCTCAATAGATAATGTGATACCATTTAAAAGCCTTAAAGAGGTGGATTTATGAATAGTCAAGAGAATTGTATTGATTTATTCCTTGAATATTTGCAAATTGAAAAAAATTATTCTCAGCTTACTGTTGAGAGTTACAAGGCTGCGCTCGAAGAGTTTTTCATTTTTATTAATAACGAAGGCATTGAACAGTTTGAAAGGGTAACGTATCAGGATATTCGTATCTATTTGACGAATGCATACAAAAAAAAGCTTTCACGTAAAACAATAGCGAAAAAAATATCAGCGTTGCGCAGCTTTTATAGATTTCTGCTGCGTGAAAGGCTTGTGCATGAGAATCCTTTTCAATTGGTCAGCCTTCCAAAACAGGATAAAAGAATTCCAAAATTTCTTTATAGTCAAGAACTCGAAGAACTATTTCATTTATCTGATGAGAGCACTCCAAGCGGGCAGAGGGACCAGGCTCTTTTAGAGCTTTTATACGGAACCGGTATACGTGTCAGCGAATGCTGTTCACTTAAGCTTTCGGACATTGATTTGTCTCTGGGTACCGTGCTTGTTTATGGGAAAGGAAAAAAGCAAAGATATATTCCGATTGGTTCCTATGCCCAGGGTGCTTTGGAGCTTTATCTTTCACAAGGCAGGCAGCAGCTTTTGTCAAAAGGCAAGGATGAGCATTCCTTTGTATTCGCCAATCAAAAGGGAGGCCCATTAACGAGCCGCGGTGTTCGCTATATATTAACCGCTTTAATCAAAAAGGCTTCAGGTACATTACATATACATCCGCACATGTTCAGGCATACATTCGCTACCCATCTATTAAATGAAGGTGCAGACTTGAGAAGCGTTCAGGAGCTATTGGGACATTCGAGCCTCTCTTCCACTCAAGTGTATACGCATGTGTCAAAAGATCAATTGAGAAACTCTTATATGTCTCATCACCCAAGAGCATAAAAAAGGGAGGGCTTATAGATGAATTCATCTTTTCACGCAACAACAATATTTGCCATTCAGCATGAGGGGAAATGTGCGATGGCCGGTGATGGCCAGGTTACTTTCGGTCAAGCGGTCGTTATGAAGCATACAGCAAGAAAAGTAAGAAAGCTTTTTAATGGAAACGTCTTAGCGGGCTTTGCCGGATCAGTGGCTGATGCCTTTACCCTTTTTGAAATGTTTGAATTAAAGCTTGAAGAATTCAACGGGAACCTGCGCAGAGCATCTGTGGAGCTTGCTAAGGAATGGCGAAGCGACAAAGTTCTCAGGAGGCTGGAAGCCATGCTGATCGTGATGAACAAGGAGCATTTGCTTCTAGTTTCCGGAACTGGTGAGGTTATCGAACCCGATGATGGCATCCTTGCGATTGGATCTGGAGGAAACTATGCTCTTTCAGCGGGAAGAGCGTTGAAAAAATACGCACATGATACGATGGAAGCTAAGGAGATTGCAAGAGCTGCACTTGAGGTAGCCGGGGAAATTTGCGTATACACGAATGATCAAATCATTCTTGAAGAGCTTTGATAAGGGAGGGAATCGTTTTATGGAAAAGAGAACACTAACCCCTAGGCAAATCGTAGAACGGCTTGATCAATATGTAATCGGACAGCTGGAAGCAAAAAAGGCTGTAGCCGTTGCTTTGCGAAACAGGTATAGAAGAAGCAAGCTTTCTGAAGATATTCGTGATGAAATCGTTCCAAAAAATATATTAATGATTGGTCCTACCGGTGTCGGAAAGACGGAAATCGCAAGGCGCATTGCCAAGCTGGTTGGTTCCCCGTTTATAAAAGTTGAAGCTACAAAATTTACAGAAGTGGGTTATGTAGGCAGAGATGTGGAATCAATGGTCCGTGATTTAATTGAAACGTCCGTGCGGCTTGTGAAGGAAGAGAAAATGCAAGAGGTTAAAGGTGCTGCAGAAGAAAACGCCAATAAACGGCTTGTTCGCCTACTTGTTCCGGGTAAGAAAAAGCAATCAAATGTCAAGAATCCTTTTGAAATGCTGTTTGGCGGAGCTCAAGGACAGCAAAATGAAGAAAATGAAGGCGCGGAAGAAGAAAATATTGAAAATAACCGCAAAAGAATTGCCCATCAGCTTGCAATGGGAGAGCTTGAGGATCATTATGTTACCATTGAAGTAGAGGAGCAACAGCCTTCGATGTTTGATATGCTTCAAGGCTCAGGGATGGAGCAGATGGGCATGAATATGCAGGATGCCTTAAGCAATCTTATGCCTAAAAAGAAAAAACGCCGCAAGCTGACGGTCAAGGAAGCCAGAAAGGTGTTAATCAACGAGGAAGCAGCAAAGCTGATTGACATGGATGAAGTAAGCCAAGAGGCTGTATTTAAGGCGGAACAATCAGGAATTATTTTTATCGATGAAATTGACAAGGTTGCCAAAAAAAGCGGAGGGTCTTCAGCTGATGTTTCAAGAGAAGGCGTACAGCGTGATATACTCCCGATCGTAGAGGGTTCAACTGTTATGACAAAATACGGACCGGTTAAGACGGATCACGTGCTTTTCATCGCAGCGGGCGCATTTCACATGGCAAAGCCTTCAGATTTGATCCCGGAACTTCAAGGGCGTTTTCCAATTCGCGTTGAGTTGAAAAAGCTGACGATAGAAGATTTTGTAAAAATATTAATCGAGCCCGATAATGCGCTTCTTAAGCAGTATCAAGCATTATTGGAAACAGAAGGTATATCTCTTGAATTTTCTGACGATGCTATTCGTAAGATCGCGGAGATTGCTTTTCACGTGAACCAAGACACCGATAATATCGGTGCAAGAAGGCTTCATACGATTCTTGAACGATTATTAGAGGAATTGTCCTATGAAGCGCCGGATATAACGCTTGAGAAAATTGTGATTACTCCTCAATATGTAGAGGAGAAATTGGGCGAAATCGCCAAAAATAAAGATTTAAGCCAATTTATTTTATAAGATGATTCATCCAACAATAGCGCACATCACCTATTAATTGGAGCCGATAAATTTTAAAAGCACTTTAGGAGGAACAATGAAATGGCATTATTAGAAAAAACAAGAAAAATTAATTCTATGCTGCAAGAAAGAGCTGGAAGACAAGTGAATTTCAAAGAAATGTCTGAGACGTTAATGGACGTCATCCTTGCGAATGTTTTTGTTCTAAGCAGGAAAGGGAAGCTGCTTGGATATTCTATTAACGAGCAAATTGAAAATGACAGAATGAAAAAAATGCTCGAAGACCGGCAATTTCCTGAAGCATATACAAAAAGTTTGTTTGCTATTTCGGAAACATCATCAAATTTAGATATTAACAGCGAGTATACAGCATTTCCAGTTGAAAATAAAGATCTATTTCAAGCTGGGTTAACGACCGTAGTCCCTATCGTCGGCGGCGGAGAACGTCTTGGTACGCTCATTCTATCCCGACTGCAGGATCAATTTGAAGACGATGATTTAATTCTAGCAGAATATGGAGCCACAGTAGTAGGGATGGAGATCCTCAGAGAAAAAGCTGAGGAAATTGAAGTGGAAGCTAGAAGCAAGGCAGTTGTACAGATGGCAATTAGTTCATTATCATACAGTGAGTTAGAAGCCATTGAACATATCTTTGAAGAGCTGGACGGTAACGAAGGACTGCTTGTCGCAAGCAAAATTGCTGATCGTGTGGGAATCACGCGTTCTGTTATTGTAAATGCGCTTAGAAAGCTAGAAAGTGCCGGAGTTATTGAATCAAGATCTCTTGGTATGAAAGGAACGTATATAAAAGTCCTTAATAATAAATTCCTAGTCGAATTAGAAAATTTAAAATCCCATTAAGCGCGAATTGTAATTGAGTCGATAAAAATACCAGAATCCATCTGGTGTTTTTATTGGCTTTTTTTTTTTGGGGAAAAGCAATAAGATTTCAGAAAATAGAGAAAAGAAAAAAATATAGTCCTAAACATCCATGATAAAAGTCCTATTTTTAAAATAGATACATCATACGACTTTTTTTTACACAAACTTCATAGACTTTTAGCCTAATTTTACATACAATATTCATATAGTTTTACAATTCTCGACAAGGATAATTTCTATTTAGATGCAAAGATTGGAGGTTTTGGCAGTGGATTTATTTTCGGGATCGATTCACTCACTCGAAAATGCCTTAAACAGAGCGGATGTTAAGCAAAAAGTCATATCTGAAAATATAGCTAATGTAGACACTCCGAACTATAAATCGAAAGAGGTTTCCTTTTCAAATATTCTTAAAAATGAATCGGAAAAACTAAATGCCTTAAAAACTAACGAAAGACATCTTGATTTTTTGAATTCTGGACTGAATTATTCAATTGTTACTAAAAGTAAAGGTACATATCAGCAAAATGGCAACAATGTGGACATTGATCAAGAAATGTCCAAGCTTGCCCAAAATCAAATCGAGTATCAGGCGCTGGTTGATCGGCTAAGCGGAAAGTTTAATTCGCTTAAGACAGCCATAACAGGAGGAAAAGCATGACAATATTTAACCAAATGAACATTTCGGCTTCGGCTTTAACGGCGCAGCGAGTCAGAATGGACGTGATTTCCTCAAATTTGTCCAATGCCGATTCAACGAGAGCAAAGATGGTTGATGGGGAATGGCAACCTTATCGCAGAAAAATGGTCGAAACAGAAGCTAAGGGTGAATCGTTCTCGTCTGTATTGAATTCCGCGATGAAGAACAATCAAGCCGGTGGAGGAGTAAGGGTCAGCGGCATTACAGAGGACGAAACGCCATTTAAAGAAATTTATGACCCGTCTCATCCTGATGC
This window of the Bacillus gobiensis genome carries:
- the xerC gene encoding tyrosine recombinase XerC, which encodes MNSQENCIDLFLEYLQIEKNYSQLTVESYKAALEEFFIFINNEGIEQFERVTYQDIRIYLTNAYKKKLSRKTIAKKISALRSFYRFLLRERLVHENPFQLVSLPKQDKRIPKFLYSQELEELFHLSDESTPSGQRDQALLELLYGTGIRVSECCSLKLSDIDLSLGTVLVYGKGKKQRYIPIGSYAQGALELYLSQGRQQLLSKGKDEHSFVFANQKGGPLTSRGVRYILTALIKKASGTLHIHPHMFRHTFATHLLNEGADLRSVQELLGHSSLSSTQVYTHVSKDQLRNSYMSHHPRA
- the hslV gene encoding ATP-dependent protease subunit HslV, coding for MNSSFHATTIFAIQHEGKCAMAGDGQVTFGQAVVMKHTARKVRKLFNGNVLAGFAGSVADAFTLFEMFELKLEEFNGNLRRASVELAKEWRSDKVLRRLEAMLIVMNKEHLLLVSGTGEVIEPDDGILAIGSGGNYALSAGRALKKYAHDTMEAKEIARAALEVAGEICVYTNDQIILEEL
- the hslU gene encoding HslU--HslV peptidase ATPase subunit; translated protein: MEKRTLTPRQIVERLDQYVIGQLEAKKAVAVALRNRYRRSKLSEDIRDEIVPKNILMIGPTGVGKTEIARRIAKLVGSPFIKVEATKFTEVGYVGRDVESMVRDLIETSVRLVKEEKMQEVKGAAEENANKRLVRLLVPGKKKQSNVKNPFEMLFGGAQGQQNEENEGAEEENIENNRKRIAHQLAMGELEDHYVTIEVEEQQPSMFDMLQGSGMEQMGMNMQDALSNLMPKKKKRRKLTVKEARKVLINEEAAKLIDMDEVSQEAVFKAEQSGIIFIDEIDKVAKKSGGSSADVSREGVQRDILPIVEGSTVMTKYGPVKTDHVLFIAAGAFHMAKPSDLIPELQGRFPIRVELKKLTIEDFVKILIEPDNALLKQYQALLETEGISLEFSDDAIRKIAEIAFHVNQDTDNIGARRLHTILERLLEELSYEAPDITLEKIVITPQYVEEKLGEIAKNKDLSQFIL
- the codY gene encoding GTP-sensing pleiotropic transcriptional regulator CodY; translation: MALLEKTRKINSMLQERAGRQVNFKEMSETLMDVILANVFVLSRKGKLLGYSINEQIENDRMKKMLEDRQFPEAYTKSLFAISETSSNLDINSEYTAFPVENKDLFQAGLTTVVPIVGGGERLGTLILSRLQDQFEDDDLILAEYGATVVGMEILREKAEEIEVEARSKAVVQMAISSLSYSELEAIEHIFEELDGNEGLLVASKIADRVGITRSVIVNALRKLESAGVIESRSLGMKGTYIKVLNNKFLVELENLKSH
- the flgB gene encoding flagellar basal body rod protein FlgB → MDLFSGSIHSLENALNRADVKQKVISENIANVDTPNYKSKEVSFSNILKNESEKLNALKTNERHLDFLNSGLNYSIVTKSKGTYQQNGNNVDIDQEMSKLAQNQIEYQALVDRLSGKFNSLKTAITGGKA
- the flgC gene encoding flagellar basal body rod protein FlgC produces the protein MTIFNQMNISASALTAQRVRMDVISSNLSNADSTRAKMVDGEWQPYRRKMVETEAKGESFSSVLNSAMKNNQAGGGVRVSGITEDETPFKEIYDPSHPDANDEGYVQLPNVDPLKEMVDLMSSTRSYEANVTAMNATKGMLMKALEIGK